In Betaproteobacteria bacterium, the genomic window GAAAGGCTGGACGCCCGACAAGGTGCTGCAGTTCATCGAGGAGCGTTCTAATCCGCGCGTAGAGCCGCAGAAGCCTCCGGCCTACCTGGACGAGGTTTCGCCCTCGGAAAGCGCTACAGCGGCTCCTGGGCGGCCCGTACCGCCCGCCGTGATCGTCAAGGTATCGCCGCTCGACTGGGGCGAAGTGAAGCGTACGGGCAAGCAACCGCGACGCTGGATCATGACCGAATGGATGTCCCCCGACCCGATGCTTTTCGCGGGCGCAGGCGGCATCGGCAAGACGCTGCTCGCTCAGCAGCTCGGCACAGCACTTTCGATCGGAAAAGGCATCTTGGCTCCCGTAGAGCGCGAATGGCGCGTTCTGATGTGGGCCTGCGAGGATGGCAAGGATGAGCTCGGCAACCGAGCAATCGACATCGCGACCTACCTCAATATCGACATGGAGGACCTCAATGAAAAGTTCTACCTGATCCCAAGGCGGGGTCTCGACAACACGCTATTCGCGGCGCCGTACGACCAGCCGGGATTCACGGCATTACTCGCCGAACTTGAAGAGCAGATCAACGACTGGCGTATCAATGTCTTCTTCCTGGACAACATCGCGCAGACCTATGCCGCGAAGGAGAACGATCGCCACCAGGCAACCCGGTACGTGAACGGGATCTTCGGCTGTGCGCGGCACACCGACTTCGCCCCGGTGATCATGGGTCATCCCGCCAAGGCTGCCGGCTCCGAGTATTCCGGCTCGACCGCCTGGGAAAACGCCGTTCGGATGCGCTGGTACCTGGGGGATCGCCTCCCGGACGAGAAGCAGTCCGAGGCCGACGAGGAAGTCGATACCCGCCCGCGGGTACTCGCCAAGCGCAAGACCAACTACAGCGGCAAGGATTGGCGAAGGTTCACCTTTGACAACGGCGTGCTCGTTCCCGAGCAGATCGAGGTCGGGTCCACCGGCGTGGTGGACATGCTCCGGCGGCGGAAGGCCCGCGGAGTCACCCTCGATGCCATGCGCAAGTTCGTCGTCATGGGCAAGACCGTCTCCGATGCCAAGGGCCAGAACTACCTGCCGAAGTTGATCGGTGAGCACAAGCTGAACGATGGACTGCTTCGGGCCGAGCTCGAGGACGCCATGCGCGAGCTCATGAACGACGGGAAGTTGAAGCGCGGCGAGGTCGGCCGGTACGCCAACCGGGACCCAAAATTCGGCCTGATGGAGGTGTCCGAATGATCCGCCCAAAACGCTGCACAAAAACCGCACAAAATGCGCCCAAAGAGCGCCCAACACACACACCCCCCTACGTAGTAGGGGGTGTGTTGTGCGGGCATTGGGCAGGCAGCCGAGGAATCCGGCAATGAGCATCGCGGTGATGGCACAAGGCACGCTGGTGAACGACCCGCAGCAGCGCATCGGATCGAGCGGCAAGCCGTTCGCGCTGTGTTCGCTGCGGTGCGCGACGGACGAGGACTCGCTCATCGTCAACGCGATCGTGTTCGGCGACGCGGTGGACGTTGTCATGGCCGCGAAGAAAGGCGACGAGCTCTGCCTCTCCGGCGCCGGCTCGCTGCGGACGTGGACCGGCAAGGATGGGCAGGAGCGTACGGGGCTCTCGATCACGGTGAACCGCGCCATGAGCCTGTACGAAGTGCGCAAGCGGCGCCAGGCGAGCAACGGCCGCGAGGCCGGCCGGCAACCGGCTTACGCATCGTGAAAAAAACAGAGTCTGAGCCCATGGAACCCGTCGACCGCCTCTGCTACGACATCGGAATCGCACCTGACGCCTGGACGCGTGCGAAGTCGTACTACGTCGTCGCCGTCACGGTTCTGCGCGTCGTCCGCGAGCAGCTTCCCGCGGAATCGCCTGCGACCCTCAACGTCGATGCGCTCCTGGACCTGTTGACCGAGGCCGCGACTTGGTCGGATGGGCAGATCATCTTCGCGATCTCGCTTCGCGAACTGATCGCGGCGGAATTCGGTTTGCGCATGCCAGCGGCAAGCGAAACCGTTGCAGCAACGAACGACCCGGCGACCGAAGTACCGCCGCAGCAGCTTCATTGACCACGAGGAGCAACACGATGCCACGCAGCAGTGCCTTGTATGACCTTCCCGGCCTGGGCGCCTACTACGCCGCCGCGGACCGGAACACGGCCTCCAGTACGCAGGAGCTCAAGCAGATGCTGAGCATGGCGCAAATCACCGGCGCCATGCAGAAAGTGCGCCGGCAGACGCGGCTCGGGGAGATGGCCGAGCTTGCAGCGGGCGACACCGGCGACCCGATGCAGACGGGGCCGACCGTCGATGCTGGTGCGCGTATGGATGCCACCGGCGTCAACCCGCTGACTGCTCCGGCTCCGGCTCCGGCGCCGCGGCAGCGGTACACCGCGGAACAGGTCACGCAAGGTCGCTCCGCCGCGATTCAGAGCCGGATCGACTACCTGAACCACGCCGCTGACCAGCTGGAAGCCGCGGGCGTGATCGACGCGTCAGAGAAGTACCGCAACAAGGCGCTGGAATACAGCAAGCTCTTGCCGACGTACCATGCGACGGAGCGCGAAACAGTCCTGCCGGACGGTCGCCGCGGGCTGGTGAAGATCAATTCCTTCGGCGAGGAAGCGCCGGCGAGCTTCACGCCAGCCGCGAAGCAGGGCGAGCCCGATGGCCTGCTGACGAACCTCGGGATCGATCGCAGCAATCCGCTGTACCGCCAGACAATGCTGGCGCGAGCCCGAAAGCTCGCGACGCACCAGCCTGCATCCAGCAACACGGTGATCAACGCCGGGCCGCGAGCCTTCGAGACCGCGCTCGGCAAACTGGACGCCGAAAAGATCGGCGAATGGCGCAAGAACGCCGAAGCGGGGCAGACAATGCTCGGGACGGTGACCAACCTTCGCAACGCGGTGCGACGCGGGGTCTATTCCGGCGGTACCGCCAACCTGCAGGTGGAGGCGGCGAACCTGATCAACGGGTTGACCGGCTTCACGCCGAGGGGCCTTCCCGGCTCGCAGCTCTTCGATGCGGAGGCAAGCAAGCTCGTGCTCGACAGCATCAAGCAGCTCGGCGCCAACCCGAGCAACGCGGACCGCGACTTCATCGCGAAGACGATCCCACAGCTGGCGACGAGTCCGCAAGCCCGGGACGCCCTGATCGCGTTCCTCGAGTCCAAGGCGATGCGCAATATCGATCTCTACCAACGTGCCGACGAGTACGCCCGCCAGAACCACGGGTTGGGTGGCTTCCCGGCGTTTACCGCGCCGGCCGCACCGAGCGGCGGCGCAAACATCGAAGACCTTGTTCGTAAGTACAGCGGAGGCCGGTAATGGCAACGATGCAGGAACTGGAGACGGCGCTCGTCAACGCCGATCGGGCGGGTGATACGGAGGCAGCTCAGACGATCGCCGGAGAGATCACGCGCCAGCGCTCCATGCCGGCGGCGCCCAGCATGTCGTCCGCGGCAGCCGCGCCGGCGTCGCCTACGCTCGATCAGAAAATTCGCGGCAGCTTTGCGGGCGGTTACATCAAGGCGACGCGTGATCCGATCGACGCAGGGGCGCAGATGCTTCGACGCGCAGTGCCGGATCGGATTGGCGCGATCGTAGATGACTTCGGGAACTTCCTGGCGGACTTGGGGTTGCCGGTGGCCTATTCGTCCGGGGTGGAAGGCGTCGACCGCTTGGTGGCGCGCGACGAACAGGAACATCAGACCGCCCGCCTGGCAACCGCGCCGATAGACCCCGCAACAGGCCAGCCGGACCCCGGCGTTGATTGGGGCCGGGTCGTCGGCAGCATCGCCAATCCGGTCAATCTTACGGCCGGCCGCCTGCTTCCGATCGCATCCAGGATGGGCTTCGCGGGAAAGGCCATCACTGGAGCCGCCGCAGGCGCTGCAGGAGGCGCGCTACAGCCCGTCACCGAGATCGGGCCGGACCAGTCCTTCGCCGCGACGAAGGCTGCTCAGACTGGCTTAGGCTTGGCCACAGGGGCGGTTCTGACGCCCGCCCTGTCGAAGCTCGGTGACGTGATCGCCCGCAATGTCAGCCGGTTCGCTGGCACAGCCGGCGGTGCCAAGGCTGCCGCGAATGCCGATGCCGTCCTTGCCCAATCGCTGCAGGACGCGGGCCAGTCGATCGAAGGCGTTCCGCCGCCGGTGCTCCAATCGCTTCGCAAGCAGGTGGCCGATGCGCCGCGCCGTGGCCAGAAGCTCGACGCTGCGGCGTTGCTGCGCAAGGCCGACGCCGATGCCGTTGGCGTGAAGCTTACGCAGGGTCAGCTGACCCGCGACCCGAACCAGTTCGCGGCCGAGCGGAACCTGCGCGGCGTCGCCGGCGCCGGTGAGCCGCTCTTGCAGCGCTTTGAGCAGCAGAACCAGCGCCTGACCGGGATCCTCGATGACGACCTGGGTGCTGGACGGGCGGCGGAGGCGTACCCAGCCGGGCAGCAAATCTCGTCGGCCCTGAAGACTGCCGACGATGCCATGCGGCAGAACGTGTCCGGCCTGTACCAGACGGCGCGCGGGTCCGCGGCGGCTCGATCCGAACTCAACCTGACCGGCTTGTCGCAGGACTACGCCAACATCCTGCGGGACTACGGCACCAAGAACGTACCGGCGCCGGTTGCGTCCAGGCTCGAGCAGATGGGGCTCCTGTCCGGCACGCAGCGCAAGGTCGTGACGGTGGCCGACGCCGAGGATGTGTTGCAGGTCATCAACAAAAACCGGAGCAATGGTCCAGCTATCAACAACGCGCTGGGCGAGATTCGGGACGCGATCAAGCGCGCGGTTACGACGGCGGATGTCGACGGCGGACCGTACTCGGTCGCGCGCCAGGCGGCAGCCACGAGATTCCGGCTGCACGATGCAATTCCAGCGTTGAAGGCCGCAGCAGACGACGAGGTTGCTGCCGACGACTTCGTACGCAAGTTTGTGCTCGGAGCGAAGACGAATGAGGCCAAGGAGCTCGCCGCGATGCTGAGCCGGGCCGACCCGGGAGCATTCCAGGAGGCCCGGAACCAGATCGGCGCAGCGCTGGCTCGATCCGCACTGGGCGAGAACGTCACCGGCGATCGCGTCCTTTCGCCCGAGCGATTGAACCGGGCCATCCGGACGATGGGCACCGACAAGCTGAAGGCGTTCTTCGCGCCTGAGGAGGTGAACAAGATTCAGGCGCTGGGACGGGTGGCCGCCTACATCAACGCGGTTCCGACGACGGCGCCCGTCAACACCAGCAACACCGCATCGACGCTGTTCAACCTGATGCGATCGATTCCCGGCATGCCGTCAGCGCTGGCGATTGGCTCGCAGGTAGTCTCGCCGGTGCGTAATTCGCGGGTAGTTTCCAATGCGCTTTCGGAGCAGGTTCCGAACGTATCGGCCGACCTTCCGCCCGAAGTCCTCCGCCTTCTCGGTCCGCTCACGACGGCGGGCGGCATCGCGAGCGGCGGTCTTGCTGCGGCTCCGCTCCGATAGGTAGGCGATGAACACGATGCCAACGGACGAGGCGACGATGCGAAGGACTTCTTCGAGGGACAAGACACGCGCTCCGGCAAAACGGAATGCCGGCAGTATAACCACGGCAACCAAGGACGGCGGACGCGAGCAGCCTGGCAAGAATCCCGCGCCGCCGCCTGAAGCGGGGGCGTTTGCGGAGGCCGATCCAAGGCAGCGCGACCCCAACCTGCTGCAAGTGCCCATGACTGCGGACGAATACTTTCCCGATGCGCTCGCCCGTGCGGCACTTCGGCCAAACGTGCTTGCAGCGGGGTTGATTCGGAATTTCACACGCGGCTCGGTTCCGGAGACCTTGGATACGACCAGCGTCATAACCGAGCTGTCCAACCAGGCGAAGGCCGTCGTCGCGGGCGACATGACCCGGGTCGAAGGCATGTTGATCACGCAAGCTCATGTGCTGAATGCCATCTTCACCGAGATGGCACGCCGGGCGGCGCTCAACATGAACGAGTATCTCGGGCCTGCCGAGACCTACATGCGCCTCGCGCTCAAGGCGCAGACGCAGTGCCGAACCACGCTCGAGGCCCTGGCCGAGATCAAGAACCCGAAGGCGGTTGCCTTCGTGCGCCAGGCCAACATCGCGACCGCCGGCGGCCAGCAGCAGGTGAACAACGGGGTGTCCGCCTCGCGCACGGAAAATTCGTCGAACGAACTTTTGGGAGCAGGCAAGGATGAGACGCCAGCGATCGGGATGGACGCAGGAGCGGCGAGCCCGCCAATCGGCGTTGGTGCGCAGCTGGCGGCCGTGGGGGCGCTCGACCGGACCGCGAACGGACGAGGGTAAGGCCCGCTCCAGCTTGAACGCCTGGAAGCATGGGGCGCGGTCGGCGGAGGCGCTGCGAGAACTCGACATGGCCCGTGAGCAGCTGCGCTAAGCCTAAAACCGGGGTTTTAACCTCAGTTTTTTGGTAGACTGGCGCCATGGCGAAGCGTGCGAACGGGCGTCCGAGGAATGTGGAAGGGACCACAACTCTGGAGATAACAGGCGTCGAGCCGAAGCTAATGGAGTATCTGCGAGACCTTCACCATCTTCAGGGTTTCGGCAACTCGATTTCCGCAGTTGCCCGAAATTTCATATGGAAGGAAGTGAATAGGCTGATAGAAGCTGGAAGATTGAAGCGGCGATAGGCCCCCCATGAATCACTTGTCGAGCGCTCCTTGGCACGTAAACGTCATCTGAAGAATGCGCCGATCAAAGAGGCGCTGATCGACTTGCGCGTGAGCGGGGTGCAAGAACTGTCATCGCTCCAGCGGTGCTCTCAGCAGCTAACAACCCCCTACGACAAGAGGTTGAAGCTTCATCGGCAAGAATTCGGGTTCTCGATGAACGCTGGCAATGTCGTGTCTCATCAAGCCGCACCATCAGTGTTTGGATATCGAGTGGACAGCGACGATGGCACTCAAGTTGTGCAATTTAGATTGGACGGGTTCACGTTTAGCCGACTTTCCCCATATCAAACCTGGGAATCGATGCGAGACGAAGCTAGGCGGCTATGGAAGCTGTATGAAAGCTGCGCTTCCCCGGCAATGGTGACTCGGATCGCTGTTCGTTACATAAATGTCATGCAGTTGCCATTGGCCGGTCGTGAATTGAAAGAGGTTCTGACTATGCCGCCAATGCTGCCCGAGGCACTTCCTCATTCCATCGCAAGCTTTCTTACGAGAATCGTCTTTGCCGATCCACTTGTCGAGGCTTCGGTGATACTGACACAGGCGCTTGAATCACCTGCTAGTGGCCAGAAAACATCTCTCACAATCGATGTTGATGCGTTCAAGGATTGCGAGCGGGGTCCTGCAGACGATTCGATATGGGCCGATCTGGAAAGTCTGAGGGCGCTAAAGAACGAAGTTTTCTTCGAGAGCATTACTGAGGAAACAGCGAGGCACTTCGAATGAACACTGCAGCTGTCTTGTTCAGCCCTCAAGGGAGTTTCTCTGCTAGGTCCGTTAGCACAGGAGCCAGTGAGGCCGCCAAGAATCTTGAAGGCTTAGTATCTGAAGCGTTCCATCAATATCGGAAACGAGCCCAGCGCGACCTGGCGATTTCAGAATTGACGCGTGTGACTGAAGAATGCAGCCAGCCCGGTTGGGACGGTTATGGTGCTATACCCGTTTCCGTAGGGGCAGCTGACGCAGCTCGCCGATTTATATTGGACCTTCCGTCCTTGTTCAACATGCCCGAAATCGTGCCTGAGCCGGACGGTGAAATATCCTTGGAGTGGGATTTTGGGAGATGGAAAGCCTTCTCGCTTAGCATAGGGTCTGGCGGCAAGCTGTCGTACGCCGCAATACTAGGAAGAGACAGGCGCGCGAATGGGAGCGATAACTTCGATGACGTTATTCCGGCGCATATTTTGTTGTCTCTTTCGCAAGCATCGAGCGGATAACAAGCTGCCAGACGACGTTGATAGTTCCGAGCCACTCTCTCGCTTTGTTTTTCAGTCGAATCACATCAACAGACAGCAGAATCGTCTCCATACGTCGGCTTTGTTGCCTGTATCTGGCCCGCATGGGTTGGAGACTTCTGTCTGCCGAACAGAAGGGTTGAACGACGCCGCAATTTGGAAGGTTGGCATCGAAAAGGTAGGATCGTCGAGGGCGAAGGTGCCGAGCGCCCGCGGCGACTTCTACACGAGAGATGCACTTGCCCGACAACTTCGCGTGGTCTCTGCTAAGGAGGATTTCCCAGAGCATGCCGTAGTGATCGGGTAGCCGACGTCTAAGGCGGAACAAAAGCAAATAGCGCTTGAACTAGCCAAAGCGACAATTTTGCGGGAATACTCCGCTGCTCGCAGCGCGTCGTGACGCCCGTTTGTGCCACCCACCGGTTGCTCCGGCGCACCCCCGGAAATGTGATACCCGCCGCTAGAATTGCGCCGACGCATCGTCGCGGGGGTATCTGGTGTATCTCGCCGATCTGATGCAGCAAGCAGCGTAATGACGATGACGGACGAACCTATAACGTTCGATGACCACGTCGCATCGGCCAAAGCGATGCTTCAAGATCTGCGAGGTAGGCAGATCACTCAATTCCCCGCTTACCAGCAACGCCCCGGTGAGAAGTTGGTTCGCCTCACGCTCCTTTGGCAACACTCCCTGCTATATCGGATAGTAGATGTGGCATCCGCGTCGCTTCGCATGTTCGAAGCTGGTCGTCTCGTGCCAGGATGTACGCTTGCGAGATCGGTCTACGAAAGTGTCGCGCATCTCTACTACCTACACAAAAAGATGGCGGCATTCATTGTTTCCCCTGACATTCCAGCCATCGCTAACCTTGTAATCCGAGGGTCTTGGGGAAGTAAAGATGAGTCGACCGAACCGGAGGCAATTCAGGTACTAACTGCGATAAACCACCTGGGCAAAGCGTACCCGGGCTCGGAAGACGAATATTTTCATTTGTGCGAGTATGCCCATCCCAATTTCAAAGGGGCATTGGGCACTTACGCGAGCATGGAAATACCATCGATGAATGTTGAGTTTGGTCTCAATCCGCAAGGACTACCTATGGTCGCATTTGGCCTAGGCGGGCTCGAGCTCATACTAACGGTCGCAACGGAAATTTTCAGAGACCTTCAAGATTTGGAGCAAGATTTCAAGAAAGCCGTGTATGAGAATGCGGAAGGAAAATACCCAGACTAGTCCTCCCTTCGCCCGCTATTGTCGGGATCGCTCATCGCATCCCATCCCATAGCGGCCGGGCCGCTATAGCGATCAGAGATGCGATGCAGATAAGAGTTGCCGTGCTCACTGCTCTCGAGCCCCCTTCGTCATTCCCACGGCGGCACCGGGGCCGGCATCGCCCACATCCCACGGCGCTGCACACGCGCATCAGCCTCTATCGCATAGAGCGGCGAGTCTTTTGGCGCGTAGCGAACATAGACCCAGGACATCCCGCGGCGGACCTGCTCCGCGTTCGCGTCGTCGCCCTCGCAGCTAACCGCCGCCAGCACGCGGCCATATCGGTCGCGACCGCGTTCGTGCAGCGTCGCTTCCTTGCGAAAGCAGAGCTCAGCGAGCGACTGGCGGGACCGTGTGCCGAAGTCCTGCCGCAGTTCGGGCGCGTCGATGTCGGCTAGACGCACGCGGACCTGGGTGCGGCCTTGGAGCACGGTGAGCGTGTCGCCGTCGTGGACGGGCAACGATCTTGCCGGAGGCGGCGTAGCAGGTAGGCGTCAGTATGGCGACGAAGAAGAGCGAGGCGAGAGTTCGAATCACGTCCGCGGATCCTCCGCTGCCAGGCCGATCAGACCGAAAGCAAACGGCAGCGCCGACACCGGCACGAAGTCCAAGATCACGTGTAGTCCAAGCCAGTCGTCTGTCGGAGATTTAGCCCAGCCCGAAAGTTTTGTCCCGCTATCGGGCCAGAAGCCAAGCGATGCTCATCGGCTGCCAGTACCCTGTCCGCATCCAGCCGTAGGCTTGGTAGACAACGATGGCAACCCCGAGCAGGAGCATACCGCACGCCAAGACCTTCATTTTGACGCGTCCTTCTCCACGAAGCCGAGCCAGATCCAGCGGATGAGGATTACCAGGGTCCAATAGAGGATCGACCACATGATCGCCGCAGAAACCAGGAAGATTAGCGCGCGCCACCTATCGTCCGGGACCTCGGATTTGGCGAGGAAGGCCGCATCCAAGAAGGCCGCCCCACCATATCGCGAGCCCAAGACGGTGCATGCCGCGACGGAAGCTCATTGCCCGCGGCTCCGCGCCCTGCTCGTCAGAATAGCCAAGTGTGCGCGCAGCCACAGAACACGCACTAGCTCGACCAGGAACCAGTAGACGAGCGTGAACATCAGGACAAAACCAGTTGCAGGGCCTATCAGGTAATCTGGAGCCGGCGCGGTGCCAATAAGCCATGCGCCAATCATCCAACCAACCCAGGCCGCCCGCCGCGCCCACAGGTAGAACCTGGTCACAGCGGCTGGTCCGCCTGGCGGGCGTTCATTGGCATCCCGGGCGCGAGCCGAATGCACTTGCGGAAGCGCGAAAGCCCCATGGTTTCCTCCCCTGGGTCGGGTTTAAGGGAAGCGGCCGACTTGCCATGGCGTGCCGCACCGTCCCTGCCCCGGACATGACGCTAGGGTAGCCCAATTTGGTCTCCTCTAAAAGGTAGCGGACCTGACAGCTTGCAGTCGAAGAGCCCAAGCTGAAACTCGCGCCACAAGCGAAGGTCCAGTGCTGTCCGCTGGACGCAGCGATCCCCCGTACGGAGCAAGAAGGAGCCGCGGCGCGCCACCACGGGTGATTTTGGCGGGGTATGCGGTAGTTGAGCAGAGGCAGGATGACGGATCGCCCGCGCAGTAGGCGGCATGTAGACAGGTTCCGACGGCGATGGCGGCGGTGGCAGCCATGCACCTCGACGCTGAGGTGGTGCTGACGCCACCGCTCTTGCGGGGCCCAGGGGCATCGATCTTCTCAACGCCGGCCGAGCAGGAGGAAGTGTTCTTCGTGCTGATGGTGGCGGCTGGGATGCCGCGCGATGCGGCATTGATTCTGCGTACCACGCATTGCGCGTGCTACGGTTTGCCACATAGAGTTCCGGCTTCTTTACTTCAACTGGAGATCGGGACCATGAGTGTCGACCGCATAGACGCCATTTCCGAATCACTCAAGCGTGCCCGGGCAATCGTTCGGCTTGCCGAGGACATCGACACGGGATCGAGCGGCGGCGTCGAAAGCATTGCCGTCGCGATGCAGATCGCCGGCGAGGAAATCGAGAGAGCACAACGAGCGCTCGCACAGGATAAAATCTGAGCTGAGCGACTTCAGCGCGGCGACGTGCGTTTTGGCTTCGCCGACAATGACCGTCGCAACGAATTTTCGGCTCACCGAACTGGCGGGCGAGCTTCTCCGACGTTCTTCGCGCGTTGTAACGGCGCCACTGGGGGGGTTCGTGCCGGTTGCGGCGGCAGCGGTGCTGGTGCTCGGCGTGGGGGTGGTGGGCGCTTGCACTGCTCTCGATCTGAGTAAGCTCCGAATCCAAGTGATGCGCGCATGCCAGCGGCGCATCGGCGCTTCATTGCCCCCCCTTACGCGTGTGTATAAGGAAATCCCCGACATCATTTCTCCGGGCGACTGGCAATAATCGAGCTGACGCAGCTTGCCGGGCGCATCGGACATGAAGCGGTCAGCACTAATCCGGGA contains:
- a CDS encoding AAA family ATPase — protein: MDSKAWVCRSYPRPRPLYGLDRLAAKPNAPVLIVEGEKCADAAVELGYVVVTWSAGANAVDATDWSPLSGRDVTIWPDADGPGAKAAAEIRKTIGKGTILDVRDKPKGWDVADAVAKGWTPDKVLQFIEERSNPRVEPQKPPAYLDEVSPSESATAAPGRPVPPAVIVKVSPLDWGEVKRTGKQPRRWIMTEWMSPDPMLFAGAGGIGKTLLAQQLGTALSIGKGILAPVEREWRVLMWACEDGKDELGNRAIDIATYLNIDMEDLNEKFYLIPRRGLDNTLFAAPYDQPGFTALLAELEEQINDWRINVFFLDNIAQTYAAKENDRHQATRYVNGIFGCARHTDFAPVIMGHPAKAAGSEYSGSTAWENAVRMRWYLGDRLPDEKQSEADEEVDTRPRVLAKRKTNYSGKDWRRFTFDNGVLVPEQIEVGSTGVVDMLRRRKARGVTLDAMRKFVVMGKTVSDAKGQNYLPKLIGEHKLNDGLLRAELEDAMRELMNDGKLKRGEVGRYANRDPKFGLMEVSE
- a CDS encoding single-stranded DNA-binding protein, coding for MSIAVMAQGTLVNDPQQRIGSSGKPFALCSLRCATDEDSLIVNAIVFGDAVDVVMAAKKGDELCLSGAGSLRTWTGKDGQERTGLSITVNRAMSLYEVRKRRQASNGREAGRQPAYAS
- a CDS encoding TIGR04255 family protein, producing MARKRHLKNAPIKEALIDLRVSGVQELSSLQRCSQQLTTPYDKRLKLHRQEFGFSMNAGNVVSHQAAPSVFGYRVDSDDGTQVVQFRLDGFTFSRLSPYQTWESMRDEARRLWKLYESCASPAMVTRIAVRYINVMQLPLAGRELKEVLTMPPMLPEALPHSIASFLTRIVFADPLVEASVILTQALESPASGQKTSLTIDVDAFKDCERGPADDSIWADLESLRALKNEVFFESITEETARHFE
- a CDS encoding nuclease yields the protein MPVHDGDTLTVLQGRTQVRVRLADIDAPELRQDFGTRSRQSLAELCFRKEATLHERGRDRYGRVLAAVSCEGDDANAEQVRRGMSWVYVRYAPKDSPLYAIEADARVQRRGMWAMPAPVPPWE